A single genomic interval of Patescibacteria group bacterium harbors:
- a CDS encoding C39 family peptidase, protein MMKKISYCALGAFVFLVIVISPCLALTASSANLTVPYIREVPAGTSGGPWKNACEEACFAMLEKYYTGKKVMNLAEGKAFMIMLFNKQNVLYGSNVNSDMAQSKYLINTYTVYNAKIVENPTIAQIKSEIDAGRPVITPHYGFALHNPNIPFLRTGTSYHMTVITGYDDAKQQFITNDPGDTVDGQSYRYGYDLFMGTIHDYSYKTKKANGPARAIFTYPKLVKVAGSSRIYYLHDNIWQYVTDPAAFKNHGWKWEAVNVVDRKWLATFKMGENINK, encoded by the coding sequence ATGATGAAGAAAATCAGTTATTGCGCATTGGGCGCTTTTGTTTTTTTGGTGATCGTTATATCGCCTTGTTTGGCGCTGACTGCGAGTTCGGCTAATTTGACAGTGCCCTATATCAGGGAAGTTCCGGCCGGCACCTCGGGCGGCCCATGGAAAAATGCCTGCGAAGAGGCATGTTTTGCGATGCTGGAAAAATATTATACTGGCAAAAAAGTGATGAATCTGGCCGAAGGCAAAGCATTCATGATTATGCTTTTTAACAAGCAGAATGTCCTTTATGGTTCAAATGTCAATTCTGATATGGCGCAAAGCAAATATCTGATCAATACTTATACGGTTTATAATGCCAAGATCGTGGAAAATCCCACCATTGCTCAAATTAAAAGCGAGATCGACGCCGGCCGCCCGGTAATTACGCCGCATTACGGTTTTGCTTTGCATAACCCGAACATTCCTTTTTTGCGCACCGGCACTTCTTATCATATGACGGTCATTACCGGTTATGACGATGCCAAACAGCAATTCATCACTAATGATCCGGGAGATACGGTCGACGGCCAGAGCTATCGTTACGGTTACGATCTGTTTATGGGGACGATCCACGATTACAGCTATAAGACAAAAAAGGCCAACGGTCCGGCGCGGGCGATCTTCACTTATCCGAAATTGGTTAAAGTCGCGGGCAGTTCGAGGATTTATTATCTCCATGATAATATCTGGCAATACGTGACCGATCCGGCGGCTTTTAAAAACCATGGTTGGAAATGGGAAGCGGTAAATGTCGTGGACAGAAAATGGCTGGCCACTTTCAAAATGGGCGAGAATATTAATAAATGA
- a CDS encoding ZIP family metal transporter — MNILFSIILACFAISLCVWVAVLFLFFKRETLSKITIFLVSLSAGALIGGAFLHLLPEAAEKMDSTMLYFIVLSAFIFFFFMEKLLFWRHCHEENCSVHSFGYMNLVGDSVHNFIDGLVIASTFLIDIKLGIITTLVIALHEIPQEIGDFGVLIHAGFEKKKALIVNYIVALTVVLGGVVGYFISFALNNIIPFLLPFAAGGFIYIAASDLMPEIRKETNLKKAVSSFVIFILGIVLMFVLK, encoded by the coding sequence ATGAATATTTTATTTTCTATCATCTTGGCTTGTTTCGCGATCAGCTTATGCGTCTGGGTGGCGGTTTTGTTTTTATTTTTCAAGAGAGAAACGCTGAGCAAGATAACGATATTCTTGGTGTCGCTTTCCGCCGGAGCTTTGATCGGCGGCGCTTTTTTGCATCTTTTGCCCGAGGCGGCGGAGAAAATGGATTCGACCATGCTTTATTTCATAGTTTTGTCCGCTTTCATTTTTTTCTTTTTCATGGAAAAATTATTATTTTGGCGCCACTGCCACGAGGAGAATTGTTCGGTCCACTCTTTCGGTTATATGAATTTGGTCGGGGATTCGGTGCATAATTTTATCGACGGGTTGGTGATCGCCAGCACATTTTTAATCGATATCAAATTGGGAATAATCACGACGCTGGTTATCGCCTTGCACGAAATCCCGCAAGAGATCGGCGATTTCGGCGTGCTGATCCATGCCGGATTTGAAAAAAAGAAAGCCCTGATAGTGAACTATATCGTTGCCTTAACCGTTGTTTTGGGCGGAGTCGTCGGATATTTTATCTCCTTCGCCCTTAATAATATTATTCCCTTTCTTTTGCCTTTCGCGGCGGGCGGATTTATTTATATCGCCGCTTCCGATCTGATGCCGGAAATAAGAAAAGAAACCAATTTAAAGAAAGCCGTCAGCTCTTTTGTGATTTTTATCCTGGGCATTGTTTTGATGTTCGTGCTAAAATAA
- the purD gene encoding phosphoribosylamine--glycine ligase has product MAKKAKLNVMVIGSGGREAALVEKISQSPLAGKIYCLPGNGGISRTAQCVPIDAKYPSSIVSFAKVKKIGLAVIGPEAPLVAGLSDRLRRAGIPVFGPSKKASILEGSKAAMKQLLRRYEIPTAAFDTFSNPDSALEYMRRKTDPHVFIKTSGLASGKGAIDCPTLAEAENTIRAMMVDKKFGDAGNQIVIEDFLSGEEASFMAFVDGKRVLPLATAQDHKRARDNDQGPNTGGMGAYSPAPVVTPALSEKIMETIMKPTVEAMKNEGMPFRGLLYAGLMIDGEDVRVLEFNIRFGDPEIQPILLRMKSDILPFLLATAKGSLAGMTIQWDPRPALCVVMVSGEYPEKPKTGLPISGLEEAACLADVQILHAATGLDPRSGVYLTAGGRVIDVSAKGDKLFDAQTRAYQAVKLIRWENARYRTDIGFKAIGRA; this is encoded by the coding sequence ATGGCCAAAAAAGCTAAACTCAATGTCATGGTGATCGGCAGCGGCGGCCGTGAAGCCGCGCTCGTGGAAAAAATCAGCCAATCCCCGCTGGCAGGAAAAATTTACTGCCTGCCGGGCAACGGCGGAATCAGCCGGACAGCCCAGTGCGTACCTATTGATGCTAAGTATCCGTCATCCATAGTGTCATTTGCCAAAGTCAAGAAGATCGGCTTGGCGGTGATCGGGCCGGAAGCGCCCCTGGTGGCCGGTTTGTCTGACCGTTTGCGGAGAGCGGGCATCCCGGTTTTCGGTCCGTCCAAAAAAGCATCGATTTTGGAAGGCTCCAAGGCGGCCATGAAGCAGCTGCTGAGAAGATACGAAATTCCTACGGCGGCCTTCGATACCTTTTCCAATCCCGATTCCGCGCTGGAATATATGCGTCGCAAAACAGACCCGCACGTGTTCATCAAAACCTCGGGCCTGGCTTCAGGCAAAGGGGCGATTGATTGCCCAACGCTTGCCGAGGCTGAAAATACGATCCGCGCCATGATGGTGGACAAGAAATTCGGCGATGCCGGCAATCAGATCGTCATCGAAGATTTCCTTTCGGGCGAAGAAGCCTCCTTTATGGCCTTCGTGGACGGCAAGCGCGTTTTACCTTTAGCCACCGCCCAAGACCATAAGCGAGCCCGCGACAACGACCAAGGCCCCAATACCGGCGGCATGGGAGCCTATTCTCCGGCGCCAGTCGTTACCCCCGCTTTAAGTGAAAAAATCATGGAGACGATCATGAAGCCGACGGTTGAAGCGATGAAGAACGAAGGCATGCCTTTCCGCGGCCTCCTTTACGCCGGACTGATGATCGACGGCGAAGACGTGCGGGTGCTGGAATTCAACATCCGTTTCGGCGACCCGGAAATCCAGCCGATCCTCCTGCGGATGAAGTCTGATATCCTGCCCTTCCTTTTGGCAACGGCCAAAGGAAGTTTAGCCGGCATGACGATTCAGTGGGATCCGCGGCCGGCTCTTTGCGTGGTAATGGTGTCGGGCGAATATCCGGAAAAACCCAAAACCGGACTTCCGATTTCCGGACTGGAAGAAGCCGCCTGCCTGGCCGATGTGCAAATATTACACGCGGCCACCGGACTCGACCCCCGATCCGGCGTGTATTTGACGGCAGGAGGGCGAGTTATCGATGTATCGGCAAAGGGAGACAAGTTATTCGACGCTCAAACTCGGGCCTACCAGGCAGTAAAGCTGATCAGGTGGGAAAATGCGCGTTACCGCACTGACATCGGCTTCAAAGCCATCGGACGGGCATAA